One Dunckerocampus dactyliophorus isolate RoL2022-P2 chromosome 6, RoL_Ddac_1.1, whole genome shotgun sequence genomic window, acccccaacacacacacacacacacacacacacacacaactcggccccacaaaagcaacaatagaaaagaaaaaaagcagaaaagaaaGAGCCACTTTGGTTTCATGCATCTTCTTTTATTTTTGATGAGATTATTCCTAGATTGTGTGGGTTTGTCAATATTCTAtccaaaaatgtgactttaggATCATGTGGACTTACACGCTGGCGATGTCAATACAAGGTGTGTCCCGGCTCATTCTGGGACGTTGACTAGCGTGAATGTCAACTGTTAAGAGGTGCAACACGTCGCGATGCAGCTTTTTAACCCAACTTTACCAAGGTCATCTTCTCCATATTTTAACACTACAAGCTGTCCCTCATGTCCAGACATATCAAATACACATATCTTTTACATAcattatgcaaaaaaacccaaaaacatttcatgttattaattaatcaaataTAATTACTGTTTCAAAAATTCTAATTAAATAATACTCAAATATTCAGATTAATATTGAGGGCCGACAAAAAACAAAGcgatttttcccacaggaaataatgtcaatccaactAATCTcacacccaaaatattaacaaaataaatatttcaacacacGTATTAAACGCAGTTTCCAGGTACTCCCCAATAATGAATATTCATATGACAACATATTGCTTTGTTATTGTTCTTGCTGGTGTTGTCTCTCTCTCTATTGTCCCCGCGCTCCCCCCTcagtcttcttttctcttcttctctatctcctcctgctcctgtccATCCGCTCCAAATTTTaagcatcaaataaagtcaaataaaatgtatagaaCAGGTAAAGTGTaccttacacttttccctggtaGAGAAAATCTGCATCTAGATCAGCAATACTGTCTGGCCCAATGGCTGGGCAGGACAGCTAACAAATCTGCTCACGTATGATGATGGATTTACAGGGCAAACACACCCGTAATGACAGTGTAGGAAAAAAACTGGGGTGTTTGAAAATCAAGGTCTGacttattaaaatgaataaatggcattaaaaaggagaaaagaTGTATTTGTATgatatgtgttttttgtgtgcagaCTTTGAGGACACCCTCCCTGGATGCTGTAAAGACATCAGGACCAACGTGAGCTCCTCAGAGTGAAACCTTGACACGGGTTAATATTTGATGCCATAGCCCGACCTTTGCCCCCTTTGGGCTCATGTTAGCATCACTCCTTCCTTTCTGTCTCTTCACAAGAACCTCTTCTTCCTTCTCTTGCAAATCACATTTCTTTTTGAGGGCTGAAAGGATTTGCAGGTATTTTCTTTGAAGATCCTGGCAGCGATTCAAGGATTCCAAGCACAGTCAAaggttttcttgttttgttttgttcggGCACTCGATCGACACTCAAAGCGTTCTTTTTAAATTACGGAAAATGTTTGAGCATTTAGCAAACGCTCGTTTGCATGTTTTCAAATCGTGTTTTGATCATTTTCCAACATAATGTGATTACGTTTTGGTTGCTTACTTTGGCAGAGGAAGTATAATGTATTCGTAGCACTGGTTAGCATGAATGCTAAtcttttaaacaaaaacaaacaactttaGCATCGCACATTGTACACGTTAGCGTAGCATGATAGCCAAGCAGAACGTGTGAAGGATGCTAGCATGCGAATCACACTTTTTAAACACCTCCTATTCCAACAAAagaaatatacagtcatccctcgctacagcACGATtccaacatcactccctcactctattgcgggttttcaaaaatcacttcataaatgatcgctgtttcatcaCTGACTActgccattattattattatggctatttgtcaaaatatatacaaactTAACCAaactttacttattttttgcccaaattaagcatttttaatcacaaaaatggctaaatgaactaaaatacaaatagagaaTAAGCCATAAAGACCACCATTCAACTTGTGAACGTATCAttccacattggtcactaggtgtcagtaattgtttggcgagacaagcaccagacttgattgccagaacaacaggcttttattgcaggtttaaatgatctcacaacaggcacaataacaacataataataatcttaataataaCACGAGTTCCTGTTgtggccatagcccacaacaagctgcacctcaactctaaaccctcaacgttacttcctgtccgccactgattctgctcccctacaaggtgaactgtcttaaatggcttactttctctgattatatctactatattgggtaataggaatgttaAGGTGACTACATGGGTGTTATTTTTCGCGActcgcgatgtgatcatcggtcgtGCGGCAGCTCATGTGGCCAACGCTGGACACTCGCCCTTTTCTGCGTGGCAGTCACAGGTCTAAGGCGGACAGCCCGTAAGGTGGTTGAATTCATCGGACCGGAAGGCCGGCCTTAGTCGGCGGTGGAGGataccgggtttgccgactgcatCCCAAGTCTCTTTAAAGAAGGTGTCccgtttcaccagtgatatttGTTCTCTCCAAAAAGTAAGTCaagtatgtttttgtctaaatgaatgtggttttatggttcccctttcatatcatatagccaatagtacatttaaaaatgtacacttaaacCATGTGGTCGGTAttagtatcggtatcggccgatttcactcatggatgatcggcagcataaaccctgattggagcatccctagacattaccttacattacattacaattatcctcccatcccgtgtggaaatggtaaatttttggcttcttacatttagaagaaataaatttgggGCTAACTGTTTAGCTCGATAGCTTGCTAGCTCGCTATCTTGTggctgtctcgagtccctgcagcataagagttgtgcaatgtgatgtaatcaGAGAATAactggagtgtaaaggtgactatggggtgttatttcacgtctacggGTCTCTAATGTTAAACATAACATCAGCACGTTGTCATGCTGcatgctatgaaaatattcaatttattaatattgactgCTATATCGCAGAAATACATTTATTGGGCCGGACCTGGAAGCAAGTAACcaggataaacgagggattacgtaTACGTACGCTGGCAGCCAGTTAGCACATTAGCATAAACTCCCCCATGCTGATCTTAGTGTTAGCTCGCTATCAATGATCTCCTTTTGTTCTGCGCAGCAAAAAAATTTGATGCGTTTCCCTAAAAAGAGCGACTGGTCCTCCAAGCTCACGATTAGCGCGACACAACTCATCTTAGGTGATCGCAAACATCCAGCAACTGTTTCTTTTTCCCATTAGCGATGTAAAATGGAGGATTCCTTGTTTTCACACTcaaagttgtgtgtgtgcgacatCGTTGTGCGTCACATGACTCTAATGCTAATGTCACATGACAACGTTTCAAATGGCTTTAAGGCGCTTTTAAAGGGTTTGGTGAGCCTCGACTgtgtaacacacacaacaaaaacaacaatacacACAAGTGGACTGACACATTGTTTAAGTGCACGTGAAAAACGACTAACAGCTAACAGCCAATTAAAATGCCCCCATCCCCTCCCCCTTCTCCAAATTAATGGCAGCTTCAGATAATCACATGACTGACAATTGACTGTTTACTATTtaacacgcacgcgcgcacgcacacacgcacagtccATGTGTGACATGCACATGGCGTGTTGGTTACAGCTCATCACACGCCTCGTTGGCTTCACAACACAAACACTCAAAGTGACTTCAACGCTTGCACAATGCACAGAGATCAAAATGTGCTGGcggtgggtggggggggttgTGCGTCCTAAAATAAGACATCTGCTGTTTAAAAAGACCCCAAACACCTTATCCAGTCACAAGTGTTGCACTTGACGACCTCGGATTATCACTTGCATCTTATTTTGAAATAACACCTCCATCCACACTAACTCATTGCACTCATCATGTGATGATGTGCCCCCTCCCCCATACAGATAAGGAGAAAGTCACAGATCCTGGAGCAGCTGAGATTGGTTGGCACTGCGCGGTTGGCACTGAGGATGGCAAGGGTGACGCTGATCTGGGATCAGAAGATGCTGAAAGGGCACCGAGTGAATCGCGACGACGACAGCAAGCGGCCAGGCTAAGCCccgccccccaccaccaccaccaccacgtgACTGGCCTGCCTCCGGAGCACCAATAAGATGTCAGATGTCGGCTTTGGTCATTTCAAGGTTGAAGGTTGACGTTAGCGTTTTCAAGGAAAGAGCAGGCCGTGGTTGTCATGGTGAGCGTTCAGGACAGGAAGTTACAACGCTGCATGGATTTATAAGTGTACATTTTGAACGTTCTCAACATCAGTGCCCTACAGGAGTGTATCAAAGCTGTTTTATCAGTGCTATCCtgataaaataaaactacagtGTCATCCAATGGCGtgaagacctccaccaaggcccaaGAAAACTAGAGGAGCGtcgtatttgtgtttgttcctTAGCAGACTACTTCTTGGTTCTTGGAGGGTAACCAACAGTCGGCTGCTGCCATTCTGATTCTGGTGTCATGTTCTGCACTTTAATACAGATCCTGGCCAAAATGTAAGGACCCCCTCATGCACCAGCCTCAGAATcatggcaacaacaacaacaatgttgcAAGCGTCGTGTTGTAACCTACGTTGTTCTGTTTGAAAGTGGAAAGGTCGCGGCAGCGGCATGATTCTGTGTGTCGTGTCGTCCTTCGACGCTGAAATGGCGTCTGAATGCACTTTTGAGTAGATGACTCGTCTCAGGTCAGTGGACCCGGGACCAGGTTAAGCACCACTGTGTTTGGACCCAGCTGATCCGGAATCAGTGACTCAGCCCTCCACTTGACAAACAAcaggaagaaagaaaaagaacgtCAAACGGTACGCTCATAAGGCGGTCGTCAAAGAAACAGACGAGATGGAGGCGTGTCCTTGAGGCTGCTGCTGTCCTCTGGGTCACATGGCCAGGGCGCGGGCCTTGGTGGCGGCTGCCTGCGCCCTCTGGACCGCCCCCTGGCTGCCGTCCCTCCTCGTCAGCTGGCCGCTCTCAAACACTCCCTCGTggctgccgccgccgccgtccATGAACGTTAACAGTCCTGCACCACACACAGAGTCCTTTTTAAAGGTCTTCCAAAATTCTTAAACGTGAATAAAGTGAGGAAATATcacacatttttgtaaatttcataGAAAGTCAAGTCATAAGTCAATTAATTCTCCAGATAATCAACTTGAAAGACACCCCCGATGCTCGGTAGCCCCTCGAGCTGTGACGTCATACCAGTAAGACATCCTGCAAGGACGCCTGCCGCCATATTGGTTTCTGTGCAATCACCTGTAAACGTCACAAGAGTTTTAAGCAAattttgggacatttttggAGAGAAGACTTTGTGTCGTGGGGGTGGCGGTACAGTAATCCGAgctggcttcatcagttcatgctcaaagactaggtgggacacacaccagtcggactagataggacagctctagtctgagagcctgGTGCAAGACCCAGTAAAGCCGCCGGGAGCCCAGAGGTCTTTTTGACCTGAACGCTTTACACTAATCCCCTATCGTTAGCTCAAACAGACACTTTTGTTCTGTGAATGAGGCACTTACTGGCGCACCGCAAGAATGGACATGCTGAGCCACTTGAAGGAAACTTGTGTTGCGTGATCACTTTGCCGTGTTAGAAGATCAacacacattgttttttttcttttcttgatGAGATTTATTGAGGAGCGTTGACATGAGAACAGCTCTGATTTGTTTCcaatgctttttatttttgttagaaacataatacaaaatagtcaaaaagtaataaaacaaaataaaaacatatttacaattcaggtactgtgtgtgtgtgtgtgtgtgactggcatTTCAGCACCCACTCACCCGGCACTGCCACATGTATTACCACATGTATATTTGCCACAGTCAGCACATAGTCCAGTTGCGCGATCGTCCTTGCATTGATCATCCTTTTCCCAGGGCTAGGTGTGGGACATTGTGGAAGCAGTTCTTCCTTGCATGCATTCTTCGCAGCAACGTAAGAGTTGGGCAACTCTCCTGCAAATCCACCAGGAAGTCCGCCCGTGTCTCCTGCATGCTTGATAAAGCACATGTGAATTCAGTGCCGGCATGTCAATCTCATATTGTAGAACACGGCGACTGGCCATCTCTGTGTTCCTGCACGCACACTGTACTCCCGCAACATCTGGTCCATGACATCCACGCCACACTTTGTAGTGTTGTACATGACGACTGTGTTTGGATTCCTTTTATTGCTGTCCTCAGTCTCAACCACGCAGCGCATGCTGCTAAGGACGTAGACGTTCTTCTGTTTCGGCACATACACGGTCAGTGTAGCACCAGTGGTTGAAAACACCTAATAAATAAGGTAAAGATAAGATAAACTGATATTTTCATAGCACTTttacacacactgacacacttAGAGGTGTTGATGAATAAAAGATGTGCAACATGCCTGTGTGGTGAACTCACTGTGGTCCATCTGTTTGGCTGGAATTTCCCGGTGAATCTGAGGATGGTGCTTTTACGACTAAGCAGTCGTCGCGCAAGTGACAGCGATGTGAAGAAATTGTCCGTGGTGACAGTACTTGGATTTCAAGTCACAAGCCACGCAAAACTTGATGCCAATGTCAGGTTTTGTTGCACTGCACTGCAGGAAACAGCAGCGAGTCTTCGATGGGTAAAGCTGTTCAGCAATGGTGATGTGTCGACCAGGGCTGTAGGGTTTGATGCAGTTGGTGACAAACGATTCCCACACAGCGGAAATTGCAGCAAACTTATCAGTTTCTGCGCGCTCGCTGCGCGTGAACCGGTCATCAAAGCGTAGGTGTGGCGTTGTTTTGtcaaatttggcttatttgagactattgttaaaataagtgtcacatgactgtacgtgtATCTATCAAAGAACATGACAATTCCTATGACAACTATGATGCTGATCGTTTAGAACTTATGTGGCAATTGTGATGAATTTCAATACTTATGTGACAGACCTATGACACACATTATTACACATTACTAATACTTAGgggttgtacaaagtaaacaaagtgtctttgtcacaactactcaaatgattgtaacaagaaaagactgaagagaccactggtatgtgaCGGCTATTGTTGTTCCTAAGTTACAAAGTGATTCTATTCTAAtgatgctattcctctctgattctaaggttatcaacctaacctgtgctcctgcaaatagttgaagtgtgaaataaaactcaagaaaatctactggagttgagttgataaagcgtcctctgCAATCTTCTCGGCCTTCTCAAGTTAAGTCTGGTGAAAGTCCTAAAGAACTTGACAGTTGATAACCACATGAAATGGAGGATCCACCTTCAGACTCAAGAAGCAGTGGGCTACTGCTAAAGGCTCCTTCACAAAGAGACTGAACCGTATCCACAAACGAGCAAGGAAAATACCGGAAAACGATATCCGAATGGAAATTCCCCTACTCTATGGGGATTATTGTAAAGCAATGGAAGCGAAAGGAAATTATGAGACTGGGCTCGTTGAAGCTGAGACGGCTGATGGGAAAGAAACTACAGAGCTCATGGGTCAGTTGGAAGAAGTGATGGAGGTGATCAACGCAAGGTACACTGAAACTGAAAAGCTAGTCCAGACGGgctgaagatggctgcgactTCGTTAAAAAGGCTAACCCCAGATAACATTAGTCTAAGAGGGCTTTAAAGAGCAATTGATTGTAAGCAAAAAACTGGTCGCGGAAGCGTGGCAGGCCATCGGCAAGTGGGAACCGTGGGTACCCAAATAGGATTTGGAGGTAACAAAAACTAGGACCAGAACCCTCCAAGAAATCAGCAACCAATTGGAATTCAGGGCAAGCCTGTTTTACGTACCGGAGGCAGAAGAAAGACCAGTACAAGGACAGCAACATGCTCAAATCCAGGCCGTAAAAATTAAAACGACTCGTCTACCTGTCTTCAGTGGGTGCAGCAGAGAATACTACAGATGGAAGAAAGATTGGGAATCTCTTCAAAGACAAGCAAATCCTCATGGATCCGCTGAAGTCTTGAAGGCTTGCTTGATAGACAGTATAGACGAGAGGATAATAAGAGTTAAGGCTGACATCTTACAATACTGATAAAGAGATATTCAGAGTCTTGGGAGACAAGTTtgggaacaaaacaaacattaggcctcattcacgaacatcttcttaaaagtcttcttaagaagtgtacttaagaaggcgctggttggaaactgcgccacattcacgacacgttcttaagtagggataatcgttcgcaccggtgttcttaggttgatgaatgccaaccgggatgcacgtgcatgtgaggcctaatttgcataggtcaccgcctattatttcctatataagggcaaaaatgtgccgtgcgcaacaggcagctagAGGCCAAGATGCCaaagcgcaagggcaagactgaggagcagctggacaacaaacaaaagataaacttcaattgtactgaaatagaggtgcttttacaaggagtgaccgaacacaaggccaccttattttcacgtgtatccaccggtcatcaggccatccaaaaagagtcggcatagagcaccattgcaggaaacataaatgccgtttccacggagaaacgcgccaccgcagaggttaaaaagaagtggtttgacttaaaatcagagtcaaaaaaaaagattggactgcaccggagggatctggaggaaacgggaggtgggccatcaatcatgaaccaaaccatttcggaaactctagaaaatatttacacaatcatgatggaaaaataacatcaaagtacatagtttgtgtgtgacaatgtattttttctgtggttacatttgattagacgctgtctaattaatacagcagccccgtgctctggctcaagacgtggctgggggcgcatgtcctcatctgggggtgctacgtgcgcaatagacacaccacgtttcattgtgatgttatgcaagacgcagcaggccattatgatcctgcacacctgcaacaacagagaatcatttatccagttgaccaaataaaacatatttgcaatggagaattcctggattaatgagagccttcacaaagaatcagaatgtttgcctcttatttttttgccattctaaagcataaataaactataacctaatattaaatactacaaaacttaccttttctggtttgtagagcagccttccacctgcagtgtccaaacacatccagcgtcccttgagtataccgatggtgcgctccacgcaggagcgtgtacgtgtgtgcttttggttgtacatttgttcttgtggggtctgAGGATTATTCAATGGTGTCATGAGCCAAGGTGCCAGGGCATAGCCTCGATCACCtgtaaaataagttaatggccacataacaacatgcaaaaggcaagaaattaacattttacgcACCAATTAACCATCCGTCGCATGCTGCGCCATGACTCAGGCGCATTCCAACGGAGGAATTTCGGAAACTGTAGGAGTCGTGCGTACCTCCAGGGAAACTTGCAACAACATTCAGAATCTGAGATTACTTGGATATTAATTGAGTGATACCGTTTGCGATTGAGGTagggaaatggatgaatgaattgggatttgaatatgtATTTATCagtggagtatattttagttgttttgatgataaataattgttgggatattttatttgcactataTTTTTGGGATCAgattgcaaaatccatcatgagggcgattgcgcattgaaagtgcaagctttgcttgtgcgtaagagtcctcctgagcgttcgtagaatttgttcttagatctaagaactatgagttaagaacacgtttcgtgaatgccaaaaatcttcgtaagaaggctttacgaacacatttgtgcgtaaaaACGTTTCATGAACGAGGCCCATTGTTATTGAAGTCCTAAAAGAACTGCAAGGACTGCACCCAGTAAAGGAAGACAACCCAAGGCAAGTCATTGAACTCATCAGGAAGGTAGAAAAGATCCTGACAGATTTACCGGAATTGGGAAATCCTGCTGCAGCAGAAAACACACTCAACGTAGTATCAGTAGAAAGCAAACAACCCAATTACATACTGAGGGATTGGCTAAAATTTCAGAGGCTACCGGAAAATGGTGTTACAACCTCCAACCAATTCAACAAGTTATTAGCATTTCTAAAGGACCAAGAAAGTCTTCTTGAACAAATACATCGCAATATGTATATGCATTGCTTGGGGAAACACAATCTCTCCGCTGAGAAAAAACTAGCGGTTACCAAGGCATCAACCTCACTAAGGGACCCTGAAGGCGCCTGTCTCGTGTGCGGGGAAGAGCGACATCAAGACAAGATCTTCCTCTGTAGGAAGTTTAAGGGCCTTGGTCTTCATGAAAAAAGGATGGCCGTCGCAGATTTAGGTGCCTGCGAACTGTGTCTGACATGCCACAACGTCGGGGAGCGGTGTGAAAAAACGTTTCTCTGTAACAACAGGGAGTGCGCAATGGACCATCATTACTTCCTCTGCCGAAGAAAGGAAAAGGATCGCGAGAGGAGGAAAGAGACCCAACCCCACCACCAACAGTGAACTGAAAAAATTCCTATCAAATCTGTCGCCTGAAGATCTCGAGGAAGTTAAAAGGCATGTGGCACTTGAGGGCGACAAAAAGGCCAAAAGGACCTTCACAAACAAGTCAGGAACTACTCGGACAGTCCTCTTAATGCTTTTAGAAGTAACTACaagagagaccactggtatgtgaCGGCTATTGTTGTTCCTAAGTTACAAACTGATTCTATTCTAAtgatgctattcctctctgattctaaggttatcaacctaacctgtgctTCAGTAAATAGTTCAAGTGTGAATAAAAGTTgaagtgaaataaaactcaagaaaatcaactggagttgagttgataaagcgtcctctgCAATCTTCTCGGCCTTCTCAAGTTAAGGCTGGTGAAAGTCCTAAAGAACTTGACAGTTGATAACCACGTGAAATGGAGGATCCACCATCCATGTCTTGGTAGCGGTTTCGAGACAATTTCAATGAT contains:
- the LOC129183121 gene encoding putative nuclease HARBI1 isoform X1, yielding MTLTRGSFKYSNGEEYHGEWREGLRHGRGQLTFSDGTCYTGQFENGLFHGCGVLVFADGSRYEGDFVQGKFQGAGVFTRFDGMRFEGDFKSGCVEGYGDRGYALAPWLMTPLNNPQTPQEQMYNQKHTRTRSCVERTIGILKGRWMCLDTAGGRLLYKPEKVCRIIMACCVLHNITMKRGVSIAHVAPPDEDMRPQPRLEPEHGAAVLIRQRLIKCNHRKNTLSHTNYVL